From a single Fusobacterium ulcerans ATCC 49185 genomic region:
- the cbiD gene encoding cobalt-precorrin-5B (C(1))-methyltransferase CbiD, producing MTEELRSGYTTGTCAAAGTKVALEALLYGKKASEIDITTLNGVDLTIPVFKLRVRNNFATCAIVKFAGDDPDVTNGIRICAKVELVKELPQIEKGYYFDKFVLVGGRGVGIVTKKGVQVPLGKSAINPGPQKMISEVVNELLEDKEIKAIVTIYVPEGKAKSQKTFNPKLGIKGGISILGSTGIVKPMSEEALKDSMYAELKVLRMDKDRDWVVFAFGNYGKNYCERLGLDLEQMIVISNFVGFMVDSAVKLGFKRIILLGHIGKAVKIAGGIFNTHSRVADARMEIMGANAFLVGESYENIRKILEANTVEEACDYVEKKELFTVIAEKVKKKVMEYSRTDDLRCESLIFSFKGDTLGYSDGFYELAGEVAE from the coding sequence ATGACAGAAGAATTAAGAAGCGGTTATACTACTGGTACTTGTGCAGCAGCTGGAACAAAAGTAGCTCTAGAAGCTCTTCTTTATGGAAAGAAAGCTTCTGAAATAGATATAACTACTCTCAATGGAGTTGATCTTACTATTCCTGTGTTCAAGCTAAGAGTAAGAAACAATTTTGCAACTTGTGCCATAGTAAAATTTGCTGGAGATGATCCAGATGTAACTAATGGTATTAGAATATGTGCAAAGGTGGAGCTAGTAAAAGAACTTCCTCAAATAGAAAAAGGATATTATTTTGATAAATTTGTTCTTGTAGGTGGAAGGGGAGTAGGTATAGTAACAAAAAAAGGAGTACAAGTACCTTTGGGAAAATCAGCAATAAATCCTGGGCCGCAAAAGATGATATCAGAAGTGGTCAATGAATTGCTAGAAGATAAAGAAATAAAAGCTATAGTTACAATTTATGTTCCAGAAGGAAAAGCGAAATCTCAAAAAACTTTTAATCCTAAACTGGGAATAAAAGGAGGTATCTCTATACTAGGTTCTACTGGAATAGTAAAGCCTATGAGTGAGGAAGCCTTAAAAGATTCTATGTATGCAGAATTGAAAGTATTGAGAATGGATAAAGACAGAGATTGGGTAGTTTTTGCCTTTGGAAATTATGGTAAAAACTATTGTGAAAGACTAGGATTAGACTTGGAACAGATGATTGTTATAAGTAACTTTGTGGGATTCATGGTAGACTCTGCTGTTAAGCTAGGGTTTAAAAGAATAATACTTCTAGGACATATAGGAAAAGCTGTAAAAATAGCTGGAGGAATATTTAATACTCACAGTAGAGTGGCAGATGCGAGAATGGAAATAATGGGAGCAAATGCTTTTCTTGTTGGAGAAAGCTATGAAAATATAAGAAAAATACTGGAAGCTAATACAGTAGAAGAAGCCTGTGATTATGTAGAAAAAAAAGAACTTTTTACAGTAATAGCAGAAAAAGTAAAGAAAAAAGTTATGGAATACAGCAGAACAGATGATTTAAGATGTGAATCCCTAATATTTTCATTTAAGGGAGATACTTTGGGATATAGTGATGGATTTTACGAATTGGCAGGTGAGGTAGCTGAATAA
- a CDS encoding precorrin-8X methylmutase, whose translation MNTYIKVPQDIEKRSFEIIGEELGDKINKFDETTLPVIKRVIHTTADFEYADLIEFKNDAINSGKEALKNGCKIYCDTNMIVNGASKMVLSKFNCEAYCLVADSEVAKEAKERGITRSIVGMEKAAKDPSTKIFLIGNAPTALYQLKEMIERNEIEKPALVVGVPVGFVGAAESKEAFKSLGVPYITINGRKGGSTVAVSILHGILYQMYQREGF comes from the coding sequence ATGAATACTTATATAAAAGTACCACAAGATATAGAAAAAAGAAGTTTTGAAATAATTGGAGAGGAACTTGGAGATAAAATCAATAAATTTGATGAAACAACTCTTCCTGTTATAAAAAGAGTGATACATACTACTGCTGATTTTGAATATGCAGACTTAATAGAATTTAAGAATGATGCAATAAACAGTGGAAAAGAAGCACTTAAAAATGGGTGTAAAATATACTGCGACACAAATATGATAGTTAATGGAGCAAGTAAAATGGTGCTCTCTAAATTCAACTGTGAAGCTTACTGTCTTGTAGCAGACAGCGAAGTAGCAAAAGAAGCAAAAGAGAGAGGGATTACAAGATCAATAGTAGGAATGGAAAAAGCAGCTAAAGATCCTTCTACAAAAATATTTCTTATTGGAAATGCTCCTACTGCTTTATATCAATTAAAAGAGATGATAGAAAGAAATGAAATAGAAAAACCTGCTCTTGTAGTTGGAGTTCCAGTAGGATTTGTTGGAGCTGCTGAGTCAAAAGAGGCTTTTAAATCATTAGGAGTTCCATACATAACGATAAATGGAAGAAAAGGAGGAAGTACAGTAGCAGTTTCTATTCTTCATGGTATACTTTATCAGATGTATCAAAGAGAGGGATTCTAA
- a CDS encoding cobyrinate a,c-diamide synthase: protein MNAFMLAGISSGIGKTTVSMGLMSLFENVSPFKTGPDYIDPGFHQFVTGNKSYNLDLFMMGEEGVKYSFYKHQKDISIVEGVMGLYDGIDNSLDNNSSAHLSRVLGIPVILVVDGVGKSTSIAAQVLGYQLLDKRVNIAGVIINKVSSKKTYDIFKEAIEMYTDIKCLGYVPKDETLHIGSRHLGLLQAEEIGDLKSKILSLAEVLKETIDVDGILEIASKVEIEPVENPFKNEKDKYKGLKIGIAKDRGFSFYYNDNIELLEYLGAEIEYFSPVADKKIPENIDILYFGGGYPENFAKELSENRGLIESVREFYHNNGKIFGECGGFMFLSKEIETLDGLKFPMCNLIDCSIKMGNRLDISRFGYINLLKENKAIGRGHEFHYSKIKEIGNDTRKYTAVKKDGREWNCIFEEKGLKGGYPHIHFFTSFDLLKDILEKEGK, encoded by the coding sequence ATGAATGCCTTTATGCTTGCAGGAATAAGCAGCGGGATAGGAAAAACGACAGTTTCTATGGGACTTATGTCTCTTTTTGAAAACGTATCACCATTTAAAACAGGACCTGACTATATAGATCCCGGATTTCATCAGTTTGTAACAGGAAATAAAAGCTACAATCTGGATTTATTTATGATGGGAGAAGAGGGAGTAAAATATAGTTTCTATAAACATCAAAAAGATATATCAATAGTAGAAGGGGTAATGGGGCTGTATGATGGAATAGATAATTCTCTAGATAACAACAGTTCGGCACATCTGTCAAGAGTTCTTGGAATTCCTGTAATATTAGTAGTAGATGGAGTGGGAAAAAGTACAAGTATAGCTGCTCAGGTACTGGGGTATCAATTATTAGATAAAAGAGTAAATATAGCTGGTGTTATTATTAATAAAGTTTCAAGCAAAAAAACTTATGATATCTTCAAAGAAGCAATAGAGATGTATACAGATATAAAATGTCTGGGGTATGTACCTAAAGATGAAACTCTTCATATAGGAAGCAGGCATTTAGGACTATTGCAGGCAGAAGAAATTGGAGATTTGAAATCTAAGATATTATCTCTTGCTGAAGTGTTAAAAGAAACAATAGATGTAGATGGAATATTGGAAATAGCATCTAAAGTGGAAATAGAACCTGTAGAAAATCCTTTTAAGAATGAAAAAGATAAGTATAAAGGATTGAAAATAGGGATAGCAAAGGATAGAGGATTCAGCTTTTATTACAATGACAACATAGAATTGTTAGAATATTTAGGAGCAGAAATAGAATATTTTTCCCCTGTGGCTGATAAAAAGATACCTGAAAATATAGACATATTATATTTTGGTGGAGGGTATCCTGAAAACTTTGCAAAGGAGCTTTCTGAAAATAGAGGTTTGATAGAATCAGTGAGAGAATTTTATCATAACAATGGAAAGATATTCGGTGAGTGCGGAGGATTTATGTTTTTATCAAAAGAGATAGAAACGCTTGATGGACTGAAATTTCCAATGTGCAATTTAATAGATTGCAGTATAAAAATGGGAAACAGACTTGATATCTCAAGATTTGGCTATATAAATCTATTGAAAGAAAATAAAGCTATTGGAAGAGGACATGAATTTCATTACTCAAAGATAAAAGAGATAGGAAATGATACAAGAAAATATACTGCTGTAAAAAAAGATGGAAGAGAGTGGAACTGTATATTTGAAGAAAAGGGATTAAAAGGAGGATATCCTCATATCCATTTCTTTACAAGCTTTGATCTGTTGAAAGATATATTAGAAAAGGAAGGTAAATAA
- a CDS encoding pyridoxal phosphate-dependent aminotransferase — protein sequence MDLHGGNIYRLKREGKGELLDYSSNINPLGVPESFKKAIIENFDILEKYPDPDYIELRENIGRYNKVDVKNIIAGNGATEILFLYMKAMQPKKTLIVSPSFAEYKRALESVGSEIIYYPLLEENNYNLDIENFLKEVPQCDLVVICNPNNPTGSFISLENIKKINDVLSERGIKLFVDEAFIEFIRGWEKMTSVLLKDKNIFIMRALTKFFAVPGVRLGYGITYDEEIMKKMEKYKEPWSVNSFADIAGKIMLWDKEYIEATENWIEEEKKWFYEESCKIKNIKIFKTNVNFILVKLLKKNSSTVRDEMIEKGIVVRDASNFKFLNNQYVRLAIKSRENNIKVLQALKEVME from the coding sequence ATGGATTTGCATGGAGGAAATATCTACAGATTGAAAAGAGAGGGAAAAGGAGAGCTATTAGATTACAGTTCTAATATAAATCCACTGGGAGTACCTGAATCTTTCAAAAAAGCAATAATAGAAAACTTTGACATTCTTGAAAAGTATCCAGACCCTGACTACATAGAGTTAAGAGAAAATATAGGAAGATATAACAAGGTTGATGTTAAAAATATAATAGCTGGAAATGGGGCAACAGAAATTTTGTTTCTATATATGAAAGCTATGCAGCCTAAAAAAACTTTAATAGTATCTCCAAGTTTTGCTGAGTATAAAAGAGCATTAGAAAGTGTAGGAAGTGAAATAATTTATTACCCATTATTGGAAGAAAATAATTATAACTTAGATATAGAAAATTTTCTAAAAGAAGTACCTCAATGTGATTTGGTAGTTATATGCAATCCAAATAACCCTACTGGAAGCTTTATTTCTTTGGAAAATATAAAAAAGATAAATGATGTTTTATCTGAGAGAGGAATAAAGTTGTTTGTAGATGAAGCTTTTATAGAATTTATAAGAGGCTGGGAAAAGATGACAAGTGTACTTTTAAAAGATAAAAATATTTTTATAATGAGAGCACTGACTAAGTTTTTTGCAGTACCAGGAGTAAGATTAGGGTATGGAATAACTTATGATGAAGAGATAATGAAAAAAATGGAGAAATATAAAGAACCATGGAGTGTGAATAGTTTTGCTGATATAGCTGGTAAAATTATGCTGTGGGATAAAGAATATATAGAAGCAACTGAAAACTGGATAGAGGAAGAAAAAAAATGGTTTTATGAAGAAAGCTGTAAAATTAAAAATATAAAAATCTTTAAGACGAATGTAAATTTTATTTTGGTAAAACTTTTGAAAAAAAATTCATCTACTGTAAGAGATGAAATGATAGAAAAAGGTATAGTTGTAAGAGATGCTTCTAATTTTAAATTTTTAAATAATCAATATGTAAGACTTGCAATAAAAAGTAGAGAAAATAATATAAAAGTGTTACAGGCTCTTAAAGAGGTGATGGAATGA
- the cbiB gene encoding adenosylcobinamide-phosphate synthase CbiB produces the protein MNFIMKYGIAYVMDLIFGDPHWFPHPVRIIGVFISFLEKILYKASNKKVSGAFLTIMVVGATFIVSYYISAISYILEIFFLYTTLATKSLADEGFRVCKILTEGDLEKAKKELSYLVSRDTGNMDIGQITRSVLETISENSVDGVIAPMFFAFLGSFIHIDGVSLALPFAMGYKAINTLDSMVGYKNDKYMDFGMVSAKTDDVANFIPARIAGGFIIPLAAMVLRLDYKGAWKIFSRDRLNHSSPNSGNSEAAFAGALGVQFGGKTSYFGKIHEKPTIGDKKKSFDLRDIMKAIKLLYVSSWVGIVFFTMITYLMDLLLKKM, from the coding sequence ATGAATTTTATAATGAAATATGGAATTGCATATGTAATGGATTTAATATTTGGAGATCCCCACTGGTTTCCACATCCTGTGAGAATTATAGGAGTGTTTATCAGTTTTTTAGAAAAAATATTATATAAAGCTTCTAATAAAAAAGTATCAGGAGCATTTCTTACTATAATGGTAGTGGGAGCTACATTTATTGTTTCTTACTATATATCAGCTATTTCATATATTTTAGAGATATTCTTTCTATACACTACTCTTGCTACAAAAAGTCTGGCAGATGAAGGATTCAGAGTATGTAAAATACTTACAGAGGGAGATTTGGAAAAGGCCAAGAAAGAACTTTCTTATCTTGTAAGCAGAGATACTGGAAATATGGATATTGGGCAGATTACAAGAAGCGTCCTTGAAACAATAAGCGAAAATAGTGTAGATGGGGTAATAGCACCAATGTTCTTTGCTTTTTTAGGAAGTTTTATTCATATAGATGGAGTTTCTCTTGCCCTGCCTTTTGCCATGGGATATAAGGCAATAAACACTCTTGATTCTATGGTAGGTTACAAAAATGATAAGTATATGGATTTTGGAATGGTATCTGCAAAAACAGATGATGTAGCTAACTTTATACCTGCAAGAATAGCAGGGGGATTCATCATACCTCTGGCAGCAATGGTATTGAGATTAGATTATAAAGGTGCATGGAAAATATTTTCAAGAGATAGATTGAATCATTCAAGCCCTAATTCTGGGAACTCAGAAGCAGCATTTGCTGGAGCATTAGGAGTGCAGTTTGGAGGAAAAACAAGCTATTTTGGAAAAATACATGAAAAGCCAACTATTGGAGATAAAAAGAAAAGTTTTGATTTGAGAGATATTATGAAGGCTATAAAGCTTTTATATGTATCTTCATGGGTGGGAATAGTATTCTTTACAATGATTACTTATCTGATGGATTTATTACTAAAAAAGATGTAG
- a CDS encoding cobyric acid synthase, whose protein sequence is MKHRNLMVVGTSSGAGKSITVTGLCRIFYNDGYSVAPFKSQNMALNSFITKDGDEMGRAQVVQAMAGKIEPQAFMNPILLKPTTAKKIQVIVNGKSIGNMSGLEYGKFKLTLKPEIMNSYNKIRENFDICVIEGAGSPVEINIKEEDIANMGMAAMADAPVILVADIDRGGVFASVYGTIMLMAPEERARVKGVIINKFRGDAEILKPGLKKLEELTGVPIVGVLPYSDVDIEDEDSLTDKFKKSKETKGIKASVIKLKHISNFTDIDALSIQEDVSINYVTSADELGDEDIIIIPGSKNTIDDLKDLKDRGIAVEIIKASRKGTVIIGICGGFQMLGERVKDPYGIESDIKEIPGLGILDMETIMEKEKNTTQYSGELKNTTGIISGLDGVKIKGYEIHQGVTAGNEKAVTDDDHTVAVVKDNVFGTYLHGIFDNEEVTRNILNKIREKKGLEKMEAGITFDEYREQEFDKLEKIFRENLDMKKIYEILGE, encoded by the coding sequence ATGAAACATAGAAATCTAATGGTAGTTGGAACATCATCAGGAGCTGGAAAAAGCATAACTGTAACAGGATTATGCAGAATTTTCTATAATGATGGATATAGTGTAGCTCCTTTCAAATCACAGAATATGGCATTAAATTCATTTATAACAAAAGATGGAGATGAAATGGGGAGAGCTCAGGTAGTCCAGGCTATGGCTGGAAAAATTGAACCTCAAGCTTTTATGAATCCAATTTTACTGAAACCTACAACTGCTAAGAAAATACAGGTTATAGTAAATGGAAAATCTATTGGAAATATGAGTGGATTGGAGTATGGGAAATTTAAACTTACTTTGAAACCAGAAATAATGAATTCATACAATAAAATCAGAGAAAACTTTGATATATGTGTGATAGAAGGAGCAGGAAGTCCAGTAGAAATTAATATTAAAGAAGAGGATATAGCTAATATGGGAATGGCTGCTATGGCAGATGCACCTGTAATTTTGGTTGCAGATATAGATAGAGGTGGAGTATTTGCTTCTGTATATGGAACTATAATGCTTATGGCACCAGAAGAAAGAGCCAGAGTAAAAGGTGTAATAATAAATAAATTCAGGGGAGATGCAGAGATACTAAAACCGGGATTGAAAAAACTAGAAGAACTTACAGGAGTCCCAATAGTAGGAGTACTTCCATATAGCGATGTAGATATAGAAGATGAAGACAGCTTAACAGATAAATTTAAAAAATCAAAAGAGACTAAGGGAATAAAAGCTTCAGTTATAAAACTAAAACATATTTCTAACTTTACTGATATAGATGCTCTAAGTATACAGGAAGATGTAAGCATAAATTATGTAACTTCAGCAGATGAACTGGGAGATGAGGATATAATTATCATACCTGGTTCTAAAAATACAATAGATGATCTGAAAGATTTGAAAGACAGAGGAATAGCTGTTGAGATTATAAAAGCTTCAAGAAAAGGAACTGTAATAATAGGAATATGTGGTGGATTCCAAATGCTTGGTGAGAGGGTAAAAGATCCATATGGAATTGAAAGTGACATTAAAGAGATACCAGGACTTGGTATACTTGATATGGAAACTATAATGGAAAAAGAAAAAAATACTACTCAGTATTCTGGAGAGCTTAAAAATACAACTGGAATTATTTCAGGACTAGATGGAGTAAAAATAAAAGGATATGAGATACACCAAGGAGTCACTGCTGGAAATGAAAAAGCAGTAACTGATGATGATCATACAGTTGCAGTGGTAAAAGATAATGTATTTGGAACATATCTTCATGGAATATTTGATAATGAAGAGGTAACAAGAAATATACTGAATAAGATAAGAGAGAAAAAAGGCTTGGAGAAAATGGAAGCTGGAATAACTTTTGACGAGTACAGAGAACAGGAATTTGATAAACTTGAGAAGATATTCAGAGAGAATTTAGATATGAAAAAAATATATGAAATACTAGGTGAGTAG
- a CDS encoding ATP-dependent helicase, translating into MKELNEEQLRALTSLKGQYLVIAGAGSGKTRTVVYRTAFMIEKGIAEENILMLTFTKKAALEMKKRLENILEKGEIEVTISTFHSLCAELLIKYKNIFGIDKLNIIDENRNRTVISLLIREYSLKNKNKGDFLSEKRVVEIFGAARSRKKDISEFLNEKEKAYLEDLEFLKIKYRRFKKEFQMYDFEDLVEKVLRKLKADKIFLGILREKYKYVIVDEYQDTNSIQRELLKILIGANGNIMAVGDDYQSIYGFRGADFENILRFGKDFPGSQMIKLEKNYRSSDEIIEYTNKISKDFLLKYNKNVKGTKRRGENPHTASFLNEEKQGEFICRKIVELKEKEIPYEEMAILYRNKYIVYKLKKIMKEKNIPFNLQEEREISFGSPIDIYLKILEVWNDKDDILKWEELVKILPRSYSYSVLNIMKRKDTENKVLSKIIRISDKITDYSLNEILNKCEKLVFEIIKEKTIFTIEEVEMLQKVKGSIKENENLEMYIKELKNILVRGEKITKNKVSLLSVHSSKGLEWEAVFIPTLLEGVFPSNIGEEKNLEEEKRLFYVACSRGKNYLYLLYPKYFYEKIGYFDKKSSFLKGDKIKI; encoded by the coding sequence ATGAAAGAACTGAATGAAGAACAATTAAGAGCATTGACTTCTTTGAAAGGACAGTATTTGGTAATAGCTGGGGCAGGATCAGGAAAGACTAGAACTGTAGTCTATAGGACTGCTTTTATGATAGAAAAGGGAATAGCAGAAGAAAATATTTTAATGCTTACATTTACTAAAAAAGCTGCTTTAGAAATGAAAAAAAGATTAGAAAACATTCTTGAAAAAGGAGAAATAGAAGTAACAATTTCAACTTTTCATTCTCTTTGTGCTGAATTACTTATTAAATATAAGAATATATTTGGAATAGATAAACTAAATATAATAGATGAAAACAGAAATAGAACTGTTATAAGTCTTCTTATTCGTGAATATTCATTAAAAAATAAAAATAAAGGTGACTTTCTTTCTGAAAAAAGAGTAGTTGAAATATTTGGAGCTGCAAGAAGCCGAAAAAAAGATATATCAGAATTTTTAAATGAAAAAGAAAAAGCTTATCTGGAAGATTTGGAATTTTTAAAAATAAAGTACAGGAGATTCAAAAAAGAGTTTCAGATGTATGATTTTGAAGATTTGGTAGAAAAAGTATTAAGAAAATTAAAAGCAGATAAAATATTTCTTGGGATATTGAGAGAGAAATATAAGTATGTAATAGTAGATGAATATCAGGATACTAACTCTATACAAAGGGAACTATTAAAAATATTGATTGGAGCAAATGGAAATATAATGGCAGTGGGAGATGACTATCAAAGTATATATGGATTCAGGGGAGCAGATTTTGAAAATATACTTCGATTTGGAAAAGATTTTCCTGGAAGTCAAATGATAAAACTAGAAAAAAACTATAGAAGCAGTGACGAAATAATAGAATATACAAATAAAATATCTAAAGATTTTCTTTTGAAATATAATAAAAATGTAAAAGGAACTAAGAGAAGAGGGGAAAATCCTCATACTGCCAGTTTTCTTAATGAGGAAAAACAAGGAGAGTTTATTTGCAGAAAGATAGTGGAATTGAAAGAAAAAGAAATTCCTTATGAAGAGATGGCAATTCTTTATCGCAATAAATACATAGTTTATAAACTGAAAAAAATAATGAAAGAGAAAAATATACCCTTTAATTTACAAGAGGAAAGAGAAATTTCTTTTGGAAGTCCTATTGATATTTATCTTAAAATATTGGAAGTGTGGAATGATAAAGATGATATTTTAAAGTGGGAGGAATTGGTTAAGATACTCCCAAGAAGTTATTCCTATTCTGTATTAAATATAATGAAAAGAAAAGATACAGAAAATAAAGTTCTAAGTAAAATAATAAGAATAAGTGATAAAATAACAGATTATTCTTTAAATGAAATATTAAACAAATGTGAAAAATTAGTATTTGAGATAATTAAAGAAAAAACAATTTTCACTATTGAAGAAGTAGAGATGCTCCAAAAAGTAAAAGGCAGTATAAAGGAAAATGAAAATTTAGAAATGTATATAAAAGAGTTAAAAAATATTTTAGTAAGGGGAGAGAAAATAACAAAGAATAAAGTGTCATTGCTCTCTGTCCACAGCTCTAAAGGACTGGAATGGGAAGCAGTATTCATACCAACTTTATTAGAAGGAGTTTTTCCAAGCAATATTGGAGAAGAAAAAAATCTGGAAGAGGAAAAAAGGTTATTCTATGTAGCTTGTAGCAGAGGAAAAAATTATCTATATCTTTTGTATCCAAAGTATTTTTATGAAAAAATTGGATATTTTGATAAAAAATCTTCTTTTTTAAAGGGGGACAAAATAAAAATATAG
- a CDS encoding Gfo/Idh/MocA family protein, with protein MVRFGIIGTSSISDKFVEALKTIKKCEVTAVYSRSVEKGDYFATKHDIKTIYLSLEEMAESQKVDAVYIASPNGLHPSQAIKMMKSGKHVICEKAIAPTVKELDEMIKTAKENNVVLMEAMRPTLNPNFNIIKESLEKIGPVRGISASYCQYSSRYDNLKKGELTNIFDPKFSGGALYDIGVYPLYFTIGMFGIPEEYMGKNYLVSSGADGYGSIILKYSDKIASITYSKITDSKTPSEIQGEKGSIIIGKLSTVNDIKIVYRDGREEKIEIDIHKNDMVYEAMEFINLIKKGKLESDVNSHKNSRKVVEIMENLANKN; from the coding sequence ATGGTAAGATTTGGAATAATAGGAACAAGTTCAATAAGCGATAAATTTGTAGAGGCACTGAAAACTATAAAAAAATGTGAAGTAACAGCAGTATATTCAAGAAGTGTAGAAAAAGGAGACTATTTTGCTACAAAACATGATATAAAAACAATATATCTTTCTTTGGAGGAAATGGCTGAAAGTCAAAAAGTAGATGCAGTATATATTGCTTCTCCAAATGGGCTGCATCCATCACAAGCTATAAAAATGATGAAAAGCGGAAAGCATGTAATATGTGAAAAAGCTATTGCACCAACTGTAAAAGAATTAGATGAGATGATAAAAACTGCAAAGGAAAATAATGTAGTATTGATGGAAGCTATGAGACCTACATTAAATCCAAATTTTAATATAATAAAAGAGAGTTTAGAGAAAATAGGTCCAGTGAGAGGAATATCAGCCAGTTATTGTCAGTATTCTTCAAGATACGATAACCTGAAAAAAGGAGAGCTTACAAATATATTTGATCCTAAATTTTCTGGTGGGGCATTATATGATATAGGAGTTTATCCACTGTATTTTACTATTGGTATGTTTGGAATACCAGAGGAATATATGGGAAAAAACTACCTGGTAAGCAGCGGAGCAGATGGGTATGGAAGTATAATCTTAAAGTATAGTGATAAAATAGCAAGTATTACATATTCAAAAATAACTGACTCAAAAACACCTTCAGAAATACAGGGGGAAAAGGGTTCGATAATAATTGGAAAACTTTCTACTGTAAATGATATAAAAATAGTATATAGAGATGGAAGAGAAGAGAAAATAGAGATAGATATTCATAAGAATGATATGGTATATGAAGCAATGGAGTTTATAAATCTCATTAAGAAAGGAAAACTTGAATCTGATGTAAACAGCCATAAGAATTCAAGGAAAGTAGTTGAAATTATGGAAAATCTAGCTAACAAAAACTAG